From the Plectropomus leopardus isolate mb chromosome 18, YSFRI_Pleo_2.0, whole genome shotgun sequence genome, one window contains:
- the zc3h12ab gene encoding ribonuclease ZC3H12A, producing the protein MLKFLELNTAPLTDSDASTWIFRSLLTAAPNSSCPPSEKMYPGEPDPQHPEAQLDFFHKLGYSTAQVQAVQQKFGPNMDTDKLLGELVRIRANQEGRQGSEQTLVTTISVLMPRGDPQGPTMQLPLTAPVQSIEESCEDEDALRPVVIDGSNVAMSHGNKEVFSCLGIQLAVNFFADRGHTEITVFVPSWRKEQPRPDVPITDQHILQDLEKRNILVFTPSRRVAGKRVVCNDDFYIVQLGYESDGIVVSNDMYRDLQGKKPEWKRFIEERLLMYSFVNNKFMPPDDPLGRYGPTLENFLRRVPKTTKKQLCPYGKKCTYGIKCKFHHPERTKQSNRSIADEIREGAKPPSTAVKQPSARSSPVPGHSLSLVEDMAKKLTLGHESGSLKKDHKNEHVKMGQRCSKKATSRKEKSGHHSSVEHGSEHQLDSGLGSIDSQPMDAPWSVCDHKYSATYGSSQHSHSVRQQYCPPCSCCSRGVSSRGTTPAFQHRNQHYGIPYPPQYASYCAYPVSMPPYSQPTDFQHNVADDRQRQQYWSDPFGAHPPQRSNWEPPQGARPSGEEREVVRKKLLGIFSADLVDTAMDMFPQQMDPQMLVAEILKMQSQNRALR; encoded by the exons ATGCTGAAGTTTCTGGAGTTAAACACTGCACCTCTGACAGACTCTGACGCCTCTACATGGATCTTCCGTTCACTCCTCACAGCAGCACCAAACTCCTCCTGTCCCCCCAGTGAGAAAATGTACCCCGGTGAACCCGACCCCCAGCACCCAGAGGCCCAGCTGGACTTCTTCCACAAGCTCGGGTACTCCACAGCTCAAGTTCAGGCCGTTCAGCAGAAGTTTGGCCCCAACATGGACACAGATAAACTTCTGGGGGAGCTGGTGAGGATCCGGGCCAATCAGGAGGGCCGTCAGGGGTCCGAACAGACACTAGTGACCACGATATCGGTGCTGATGCCCAGAGGGGACCCTCAGGGCCCCACCATGCAGCTGCCTTTAACTGCACCAGTTCAGAGCATAGAGGAGAGCTGTGAGGACGAAGACGCTCTGAGACCGGTCGTTATAGATGGGAGCAACGTGGCCATGAG CCACGGGAACAAGGAAGTTTTTTCCTGTCTGGGAATCCAGCTGGCTGTGAACTTTTTCGCCGACAGAGGCCACACTGAAATCACTGTGTTTGTTCCCTCCTGGAGGAAGGAGCAGCCCCGGCCAGATGTCCCCATCACAG ATCAGCACATCCTGCAAGACCTGGAGAAGAGGAATATTCTAGTGTTCACGCCGTCGAGGCGTGTCGCGGGCAAACGGGTGGTCTGTAATGATGATTTCTACATCGTCCAGCTGGGCTACGAGTCTGACGGCATCGTCGTGTCTAACGACATGTACCGAGACCTTCAGGGAAAGAAGCCCGAGTGGAAGCGCTTCATCGAGGAGAGGCTGCTGATGTACTCCTTCGTTAATAACAA GTTTATGCCTCCTGATGATCCTCTGGGCCGCTATGGACCGACCCTGGAGAACTTCCTGCGGAGGGTTCCAAAGACTACGAAAAAACAGCTATGTCCTTACG GAAAGAAATGTACCTATGGGATTAAATGTAAATTCCACCATCCTGAGCGAACCAAACAGTCGAACCGCTCGATTGCTGATGAGATTCGGGAAGGCGCGAAACCACCGTCCACGGCAGTGAAACAGCCCTCAGCTCGCTCCAGTCCTGTGCCGGGACACAGCCTCTCGCTGGTGGAGGACATGGCAAAGAAACTGACTCTGGGACACGAGAGCGGCTCCTTAAAGAAAGATCATAAAAACGAACATGTGAAGATGGGTCAGCGCTGCAGCAAGAAGGCCACGTCTAGAAAAGAGAAGAGCGGCCACCACTCGTCCGTTGAACACGGCTCAGAACACCAGCTGGACTCTGGTTTGGGCTCCATAGACAGTCAGCCAATGGACGCCCCCTGGAGTGTGTGTGATCACAAATACAGTGCAACATATGGGAGCTCTCAGCACAGCCACAGTGTGAGACAGCAGTACTGCCctccctgcagctgctgctcacgTGGCGTTTCCTCTCGGGGAACCACGCCGGCTTTCCAGCACCGCAACCAGCATTACGGCATTCCCTACCCGCCTCAGTACGCCAGCTACTGTGCGTACCCAGTCAGCATGCCTCCGTACAGTCAGCCGACGGATTTCCAGCACAACGTAGCTGACGACCGCCAGAGGCAGCAGTATTGGTCCGATCCGTTTGGGGCTCATCCTCCCCAGCGGTCGAACTGGGAGCCTCCTCAGGGGGCGCGTCCcagtggagaggagagagaggttgTCCGGAAGAAGCTCCTCGGCATCTTCAGCGCTGACTTGGTGGACACGGCCATGGACATGTTTCCTCAGCAGATGGATCCACAGATGCTGGTCGCTGAGATCCTCAAGATGCAGAGTCAGAACCGGGCCCTGAGATGA